From the Anaerobacillus alkaliphilus genome, the window GGTCAATCGTTCCGGTAGAAACAAAAGGAAATGTAGTCTTCAGAAGCTCTCCGAAAGGAAAAGAGTATATTGAAGCAAATAACTTAACGTTCGTATCGTATCTTGGTGAAGGTGCAGATGGTTGGGCTATGTATAAGTTTAATTTCGAACAGCCAAAACAACCAACACCACCAGTTACACCAGTAACTCCTGTAACACCGGCACCAAGCGAAAAAGTCGTTGTTACTAACCCGCAAGTGACGAATGGTGCGATCAACGTTCCTATTGCTCAAGGAACAAAAGAAGTGTTATTACCAGCAAATGCAGCTGCTATTGACGGTAAGAATTCACTTCAAGTAACAGGTGAAAAAGTAACGGCAAGTATTCCAGCTGAAGTGTTGAAACAATTGCAAGAACTAGCAAAAGGAAAAGAGAATGCAAACATTTCATTCTCATTCAACAAAGTTAGTGAAAGCAACGTGGCAACATTAACAAACGAAGCTTCTAAGAAAGCAAATGCGAATGTTAAAGCTGCTGGAGAAGTGTATGACTTTGCGTTAGCAGTAGTCGATAAAGACGGAAAAGAAACAAAACTATCAACGTTCTCACAACCGATTACAATCTCATTAACAGTTTCTGAGAATGCAAACAAGAAGTTAATTGGCGTTTACTATGTGAAGGCTGATGGAACACTTGAATATGTAGGTGGAACGTATAAAGATGGTAAGTTAACTGCTCAAGTATCACACTTTAGTACGTATGCAGTTCTTGAGTTCAATAAAGAATTTGCGGACGTTCAAAAAGGATATTGGGCGTATGATGTGATTAAAGAAATGTCTGCAAAACACATTGCAAAAGGTGTAAATGCAAACAACTTCGCACCAAAACGTAATGTGACAAGAGCAGAATTCGCAGCATTAATCGTTCGTGCATTAGGTTTAACTGCAACAACTGACACTGTAACGTTTACAGATGTAGCTTCAACGAAATGGTATGCATCAGCTGTAGCTGCCGCAACAGAAGCAGGAATTGTAAATGGTAAGAGCGCCACTCGCTTTGCGCCAGAAGAAACAATTTCACGCGAAGAAATGGCAGCGATGATTGTACGTGCGTACGAATTCGCAACAGGCGAAAAAGTAGCAGATGCAACGAACGCTACATTCGCTGATATGGCAAATGCAAGTGCATGGTCAAAAGTATACATTAGTAAAGCGGCAGAATTAGGCTTAGTAAACGGACGAGGCAACAACCGCTTCGCTCCACAAGGCTTAACTGAGAGAGCGGAAAGCATCCAAGTAATTGCTAACCTTCTTGATAAGACTGCAAAATAGTACTAACAAAAACAGAGAGTGTCCCAAAAGCTATGCTTTTGGGCACTTTTTTTATGTTGCCTGGTGCCTGTCACCACCCGAAGCTAAACACTCCGAAATTTATCGTGCCCTGATGAAGAAAGATTTCATCAGGGCTGCTATTGATTATTTAGAATGTTTTATCTTCGTACAATGAAACCCCATATTCCTCAGCAAAATCTTCCAACGCATAAAGTACTTCTCTTTCTAGTTGGCGAGCCTCAGTCAATAACTGGTTGGCTGTTGTAATTTTGGAGGTATCTTCTTGTTCAACAGCCGCGACAATTTCAAGCATTCCCTGGATGTTTACAGAGACCATCCGATTAAGTTTTTCATGGGTTTCTCGAAATTCTCTGTCGGGGCGTATCGCTTCAATCTCTGTTAATAAACTTCCCCATGCCGGGATAAGTTCTATAGCAATTATATTAGCAAAGTCCCAGTCAGAGATTATTGCATTGGCAGAAGCCATTCTTGCCTCCTCGTAGTATTGTGCTAGTTCACCCATATCAGCAAAAATTGGTATAAGTAGGGCTAAATAGTCTTCGAACGCTTGACTATCCGGAAAAACCACCTTTTCTTCTGCAGGTTCCTTAGTATCATCTTCCTCTGTAGACTCCTGTGGTGAGTCCGTATTCAGGGACTCAATCTCTAAATCCTGCTCATTTTCATTAGCGTTATCATCGGGGGTACTGCACCCCACCAGAAAAATTGCTAATATGAGCATTAACAACCTTTTCAAAATAGCTATCCTCCCTTAGTTAGTTTTTTAGCCTCAGAATAAAAATTACCAGCTGCGAATAGAGGCTATTATCAAAGGTATGTATGTAGGAAAATGTCCTATGAACAGAATTTATGTTGGATGAGCGCTAAAAATGGTATATAAATACGCAGTGAAGGTGGTTTAAGAAGGTGTAGAGGGTGTCAAACGAAAGCTAGATTTGATTTACGGTCCGAACTAGGCAATTTACAGTCCAACAATGAGAAAATACGGTGTAAAATCAGTGGTTTAAAGTCCAAAAGGTTTCTTTACGGTTGGGGTATCCAGATACATTTTTGTCACTGTGACACCCCGAATTATAATTGGGTAGCTTGGCTAAACGTACATCTCTTCATTTTCTATTTGTCTAATTTTGATGACTAAAAGCAGGCATAGAAGTGTCGTTAAAACAATCTCTAGCCTAGCTTGATGGAGCGCTACGACAATTCCGTCATTCATAAGAATCGGAATTTTTGTAAAGAAGAATGCACCGAACATTACAAAAAGTAGAGCAGTAATTGCCTTCCTAATATGTAAATTATAAAGAAGCAAACCTCCACTCAAGATCTCCAAACAGCCAACCAGAGGTGCTAAAACGAATGGTAATGGCAAACCTAATGTAGCAAATCTTTCGTAGCCAAACTCAGGAACAATAAATTTGAAAATTCCATTCTGAATAAAAATGAAGCCAACGACAATTTGAATAATAATCTGTACTTGGTAAGACATCCGTTTCACCCCTATGTTCATAGATATGTATCAAAAAGGTGTGTTAGGACAAATTATTTTGAAGTTAACCTCGGTATTGCTAGTCTTGGAGAGTTTAAAGGGATTTTGGGATGATGAAAAGTGAAGGTTTAAAATTTCATTAGCTAATAAATTATTTTACGGTCCAAACTGAGTAATTTACAGTCGAAACAATAAATTTACAGTCCAAAAACCACCAATTTACGGTCCAAACTGTGTGTTTTACAGTCCAAATGAAAAAAAATTGAGAGGTAGTAAAAAATAGCCCAGACTCCTGGGCTATTTTAAAAACCTATACCTTAAACTTTCTCACTTTAACGCTTAGGTCCTCAGCTAAATTAGCTAACGATGTCGAAGATAAGGATACTTCCTCCATAGTGGCTAATTGTTCCTCAGATGAAGCAGCTACTTCAGATGTACTTATTGCAGCTTTTTGTGAAATTGATGCGACTTCCTCAAGGGTTGCATTGACTTGTTCGACACTTGCAGCCATTTCTTCACTAATCGCAGACACCTCTTGAATTTCAGAATTTACACCTTCAACCGACTCTAGTATCATATGGAAGATTTGTCCTGTTTCTTTTACTAGGGTTAATCCTTTATGGACTTCATTTGCGCCATTATTCATTACTTGGACAGCACGTGAAGTTCCTGCTTGAACGATTTCAATTAAATTAGCAATCTTGCTAGCAGATTTTTTAGATTGTTCAGCTAGTTTTCTGACCTCATCAGCGACTATTGAAAACCCTCTTCCATGCTCACCAGCTCGGGCAGCTTCGATAGCAGCATTTAAAGCTAAAAGATTCGTTTGATCAGCAATACTAGTTATTACAGCTACAAACTCATTAATCTCTTTTGAGTTATGATCTAAATCATTAATAACTCCACTAGTTTCACTTGCAGATTGATAGATTGACTCCATCTGCTTCATGACTTGCTGCAAGAGTTCATTTCCTTCATTGGCCTGTACGGTTGTTTCCTCTACGGTTTCTGCTACAACATTAGTGGTTTCCACCACTCATTGGATTCTATTGCTAGTTGACTAACCGCATTGGCGGACTCTATAGTATTACTACCTTGGATTTCAGAGCCACTTGCAACTTCCTGAATAGCTGTTGCAACTTGGTTGGCAGCAGAAGTAGTATGTTCAGCACTTGCCATTAACTCTTCAGCAGATGCAGCGACGTGTTCTGAAGTTTTACTAACATCATTAATTAATTCTCTTAAACTTAATCTCATTTTATTGAAGGAAAGGGCTAAATCACCAATTTCATCCTTGTTTTTTATATAACAACAACACTGAAAAGTCCATACTTATGGTTGAAGAACTAGTAAATTTAGCAAAGGAATATCAAGAGATTGCTGAGCTTTCTATTTCCTATAAAAAGCAAAATAAAGTAGATGAGATTTCAAAACTAATGCGTGAGCGAGGAAATGTATTAACAATAAGAATAACAGAGACTAGTGAACAAGTTCGCACTTATCAAGGGAATCAGCTTCACTTTACAATAAGATAATTTTTATGAGTGATAGCCAGAACAACCATTACCTACTTTATTCTACAATAATATCGGTACAAGGCTTAAAACTGTTTAGAGTATTAGCTGAATACACTGTTCTGTAACATTAGTGGATAAAAGTGGAATTTTACTTTAATAAGAAAATAAACATAACTCCCCTCGAAATGAGGGAGTTATGTTTATTCCTATTTACCTTTACCAGGGTTATTTTCATTTTCATTTTTGTTCTCGTTTTTCTTTTCAGATTTTCCATTATTAGTTTTAGGAAGAGCAGTTTTTTCTACTTCAACTGTTTTTTCTTCAGTTATACTATCAAACTTGCTTTCTTCAATTTCTGCTTGTTTAGTTGAGTTAGCAGGTTTGCTATTATCAGCTTTACTGTTAGTCTTATTTTGTTTGTTATCGTTTGCATCCTTGTTAGCTGACGCAATATTTTTCGTTTCAACTTGGTTAGAGACTACAGCAGGTTTTGAAGCTTCTTTCTGAACGATGGCCTTATTTGGTTTATTGGTGTTGGGCTCAGCTTTGTTCTCTATATCCGCTTGCTTATTAGCTACAGCAGGTTTGTTTGTTGCCACCTTTTCTAGACCGACATTCTGCTTTTGAGTCCCATTTGAACCAACTTTCTGGACGTTATTTTGAGTAGTAAGTAATGCAGTAGTAACTACTTCATCAGATGTTACAGGGACTTCATCAGTTTCATTATTATCCACTTCCGTATCTTCTACAACTGTTTTAACCTGCTGGCGTTTGTCTTTCTCTAATGCTCTTGCAATATTTCTCTCAAGAGCCTGTCTCGCACGGTCATTACCAACTTTTTCTAACGCGGCAGTTAAGGCAACGATGTTTGCGGCTAGTGTTGTTTCTGGATCAAGAGCCGTTTCTTCTTGATCTTCGGATACAGTACCATCAGTAATTTCACTTTCAGCTATTTCCGTGTCTTCTTCAGCAACTGCTTGTAACTGTTTATACTTTGCTAGTGCAAGCTCTTGTTGTTCAATTGCTTTTTGTATGATTTCATTGGCACGGTCTTCCTCGCCTAATTTAAGTAATGCTGTAGCTTCTCTAATTCGTTCTTCTGCAAAAGAAGCAAGTAACTCCGCCTCTTTTTCCGTATCAAACGTTAAAGCGAGTTGAACATTTTCCATTAAACTTTTTATAAAGTATAGAAAATCTCCTGGTAGAAGCTTTGGGGTATCAGCAATGATTTCCTCTTCAGCTGTTGTTTCAGCTTCGGTTTCGTCAGTTTTTAAATCTTCACTAACTTCTGCTGTTTCTTCGGTTGCTGTCTCTTCTTCAACTTCCTCTGTTTGAACATCAGTCTCTACAACAACTTCTTCTTCGATCGTTTCTTGATCATTGTCAGCTGCTACTTGCAATGTACCTAAACTGAAAATGAGAGCTGTTGCAATAATACTTGTCCTAAAAAACTTTGACATAAAAAATCCCTCCAAGATGTTTTTTGGAAGAAGTCGGAATGAACTGGGGACCATTCACCATTCTTCAGCGGTCCAGCCACCATAGTAATGTACCGTAGGCCTGTGACTTTGCGTCTCTATTTTTCAATAGATTTGCCTTTTTCAAATTGAGAACTAAATGTTTGTTCACCATTATCTTAATTATACGTTAGGCAATTAGGGAAATCATGCACTTTTTTACTTAATTACACCTAGTACTTTTGTCTACCGGTGCCTGTCACCACCCGAAATTTGTCGAATGGAAATTTACATACCAGGAGGAATGTACAAGTTTAAAAACATAAATACTGATAAATTCCCTACATCGACAAGCATATGTGAGTAAAGGGACCATCTCAAGCTTCTTGTCTTGTAGCGAATAAGTGACCAAACCACGCCCATTAGGAAAAGTGAGATATACATATGAGTTGATTTGTTGGCGATGGAGAAGACGCCCCACATAAGCGGGTGGCTTAATACGAAGAAGACTGTAGAGTAGGTAATGTTGAGCCATCTAGGTAAATTTCCACCAGCATCTAATAGTAACCCAGTAGAACAAGAAATCTATTTTTCTTAGAAATATGACTCACCTCCTTTTAATAGGTAAATTATACCATAAGGTGATATTTTACTACATAGAAAAAATAAGGCTGATACACGTGGAAGGGGGAGTCCCGTGTGTCAGCCTTATTTTTATATCAAATATAAAACCGAGTACGTATCGTAATTATTGCTTGTCTAATGCTTCTTGTTTGGCGTTCTCTAACATTTCGTTAATCGTTTCAATGTATTCTTGTAAACTCATTTGTTAAACACGCTCCTTTTTAAGTTTCTAGTCATAGTATTGCCAGGTTATGAAACTATTAAACTCTAGTTATACAATTTTTTTTAGAAAAAATTAATTTACAGTCCGAAACGATTAGTTTACAGTCCAAAATAAAAATTTACAGTCCAAAACGAGCATTTTACAGTCGAAAAAAAATATTTACAGTCCAAACCGACAAAAATACAGCATGGGGTATGCAGAGCGACAAACTCCCTGAAACTTTTCCTGACCTATTTCGTAAAAGTAGTATTACATTTATAATGAATAATGGGAATATTAGGTAGAGTGGAGGGAGTCTGACATGAGTTTACTAAAAAGATTTCGAGATATTATGGCGAGTAATATGAATGCAGCGATCGATAAGGCTGAAGATCCTGAGAAAATGCTTAACCAGTATTTGCGTGAACTACGCAGTCAGCTAGGAACTGCTAAGGCTGAAGCGGCAACAATGATGGCAACAGAGCAGCGAGCAAGACGGCAGCTCGATGAGTGTTTGGCAGAGATCAATAAATTCGAGCGTTATGCAGTACGCTCGTTAGAAATGGGAAATGAAGCGGATGCAAGGCAGTTCTTAGATAGAAAAGCACAGGTTGCCGTAAAGGAAGCTGAGTTGAAGCAAGTGTATGAACAAGCGGCCGCCAATGCGAAAAAGCTACGGGAGATCCATGAAAAGTTTCAATCAGATATTCAAGAGTTAGAAACTCGTCAAATAGAGTTGAAGGGCAAGCTTTCTGCAGCAAAAGTCCAACAGAAGATAAATCGAGGTTCTGAGTTGGAGGAAAAAGCGGAACGTACGTTGTTTGAAGCAGAAGCTCTGGCCGAACTAAATTCACCAGACAATGAGCTAGACCGCCTACTAGAGGAATATACTCAAAAGGATAGCTCTAGCGTTGACAATGAACTAGAAGCGTTAAAGAAAAAGTTAAACGGCAAGTAGTTAGGGAGGTGGAAAAATGCTTATTCATTATAAGTGCCCAGACTGTGGGAATGATATGAAGTTTAGTAGCGAGACGGGGAACCTTGCTTGTGATAGCTGTGGCAGACAGGATAATATAGAGGAATACCCAAAAGAGTTTATAACCCATGAGTTTGCAGAAGGGGAAACGGTTGAGTATCAATGTAACAACTGCGGGGCGGTTGTGTTAAGTGATGCTGACACCGTGGCAACAACTTGTTGCTTCTGCGGAGCAGGAGTCGTGATGGCTGATCGATTGTCGGGAAAACTGGCTCCGATGAAGGTAATCCCTTTTACCATTAGCAAGGATCAAGCGAAAGAGGCGTTTAAAGCTTGGTGTCGGAAAGGACGATTAACACCAAAAGGATTTATGACGGCCGACCGAGTTCAAAGTGTCACCGGAATGTATGTCCCTTTTTGGCTATATGATTTGCGTAGTATTGGAGCCGCAGATGCGGTCTGTACCCGAGTTCGGACTTACAGTCAAGGCGACTACAATTATACAGAGACAAGTTTTTATGATGTGCATCGAAAGGTCGATCTCAAATACGTGAAAGTTCCAGTCGATGCCTCGGAGAAAATGGATGACGAACTCATGGATAAACTAGAGCCATACGATTACCGTGAGTTAAAAGATTTTAACACGCCATATCTTGCCGGCTACCTTGCGGAAAAATATAATTATGACGACAAACAGCTGTTTCCGAGAGTGAAATCGAGAGTTGATGAGTACGTAGATACTTACATTCGATCGACAATTACGGGTTATTCAAGTACAAGGATTAAGCACAAAACGATTAATACGAAGCCAATGAATGCATATTATACGCTCATACCTGTATGGATGGTAAGCTACGATTATAACGGGAAGCTTCATATGTTTGCGATGAACGGGCAGACAGGGAAAATTGTTGGCAAGCCACCGATTAGTTCGGGAAGAGTGGCGGCCTGGTTTTCTGGAGTTGCTGGTGGTACGTTCGTGGTGATTAAGTCAATTGCCTGGATGATGGGAGGTGGCATCTAGTGAAGAAATGGCTATTATTTATTCTCATTTTTCTCTTGCTACCGATTGAAGCACTAGCTGCTCCCCAGAAAATCTTTGATTATGCCGAGCTGTTAACACCCGATGAAGTTAGCCAGCTTGAAAGCTTAGCTACGACTTATAGTGATCAACACCGGGTTGATATCATCGTCTTAACAACCAATCAAACCGACGGAAAATCGATTGAACAATACATGGGAGATTTTGTTGATGAACAGGGATATGATGACACAGTTATTATAACCATTGATATGTTAGAGCGTGACGTGATGGTCGCAGGATTTGGTAAAGGGGAAAAGTATGTAGACAATTATCGAGGCGATATCATTCTTGAAGAGATTACTCCATATCTTTCAGATGGAAACTTCTTTGGAGCGTTTCGAGAATTTATTGAACAGGCGAATTACTACTTGGGTGTCGAACCAGAAGTGCGTTCAACGCCTAACCCTAGTCCCAATCCAAGTCCGGGCTACAACAGTGACGTCAACTATAATCGAAATTATCAGCCTGCACAAGACAATATCTTTTTCGAACTATGGTTTCAGCTTTTGGCCTCAGTAGTTGTTGGAGGTGTGACAGTTGGGATCATGGGTTACTATTCGAGCGGAAGAAAGACGACTAACGCCAGAACGTATTTAGATGTAGGACGATCCGCGGTAACCGCAAGTTATGATCGATTTGTTCGGAAGACTGTTACCAAAACGAAGAAGCCATCGAGTAACAACAAAGGTGGTGGCGGCGGCTTCGGCGGCGGTGGTGGTGGAGGATTTACCGGCGGAGGCCGTTCATTTAGCGGAAGTAAGGGGAAATTTTAATATAGAGAGGAGAACGTCATGTTTTTTCGAAATCAATTTGCCAATGTAGTTGAGTGGGAAGAATTCAGAGATGATATGATCTTTTGGAAATGGAGCAATAAAGAAATTAAAAAAGGTAGTAAGCTGATCATTCGTGCCGGTCAGGATGCGATTTTTTTACACGGAGGAAGAGTTGAGGGTATCTTTCGTGAAGAAGGCGATTACGATATTGACTCGCAAATCATTCCTTTTTTATCGACATTAAAAGGCTTCAAGTTTGGCTTTAACAGTGGGATGCGTGCGGAAGTGCTGTTCGTCAATACGAAGGAGTTTATTGTAAAATGGGGGACACGGAACGCGATCAATATTCCTCATCCACAACTTCCTGGAGGCATACCAATCAGAGCGAACGGAACATTTAATGTGAAGGTTAGTGATTACATCGCTTTGATTGACAAGATTGCTGGAATTAAGTCGAGCTACTATGTAGAGGATATTCGACTAAGAATTACGTCAGTGTTAGATCAGCTGTTGATGGAGTGGATCACAAGAGAAGGTAAGGATATGTTTAACCTTCAAGCCAATGCGTTTGCCATTTCAAATGGTATTCGCGAAGACCTCGATATGAGCGTAACCAATGACGGTTTATCGATCACGAAGTTTACGGTGATGAGCTTTAATTACCCTGAAGAAATTCAAAAGATGATTACGAAATCGGCATCACACACAATGGTTGGTGATCTAGGTAAGTATCAGCAAATTGAAATGGTTAACGGCATGGCTTCTGGTAAAGTTCAAGGTGGCGGCACAGCCTCCGACATGGCCGGCATGATGATGGGCATGAATATCGCCAATGAGATGATGAAGAATATGAACCAGAATAATCAGCCAAATCAGGGGCAAGGTCAGGGGCAAAATCAGAACCAAGGGCAACCTCAAAATCAAGGTGTCGCACCAGCACCGCAAGAAGGTAACAAAACACGCCCAAATTTCTGCCCGAATTGCGGCACGAAAACAGGCGACGGCAACTTCTGCTCAAATTGTGGGTTTAAGTTGGTGTAGAGTAGACGTAAAAGCCAGTTCATTTTAGGATGAACTGGCTTTTGTACGTTTGTTTAGTGAATATTTTGAAGTTATCTAACTATCTTAGGCAGATAAATCGTTCATATTGGGCTGGTTTTTCTATAATGTTGGATGCGCACACCGGTTTATTGTCCGAAACAAGGGATTTATTGTCCATTGAAAGAATTATACGCACTGGGGCAGTGCCTCCATATACATGCAAAAGGGAGGCACCACGCGCCTCCCTAACGTCTACCTACAACATCCCTACCTGCTCAACATTGCGCTCAACAACTCGCGCGCCGACCTTGCTCACTAAGAAACCGCCGTTTGACACGAACGCGCCTTCTGCTAACACTAAATCCATGACCAATGACACCTTCGCCGAGTCCACCGGTTCAATCGGGTCATCTAACGAAATCATTACGTTTCTGCCAATTTCATTTTTAAAAATTAGTTCAATTTTCTTCGCCATTTGTATTTACCTCCTTTCCTGATTTAATCAAACACTTAATTAAGAAACTGCATACTGGTTCGTACGTGTCACAATTTGTGCTGTGTGAACCTGCAATGACAGCAATGCTTCAGCCGTCGTGCGCAGCTGCGCGTCTGTAGCTGTGTTGTTAATATTGGAAAAGTTCTTCGTTTTGAAGATTTCCTTCCCTTCTTCGTCGTAGCCAGCCAACAGGTGCAACGTTAACCGCGAATGTAAAATGTTTGCGCTCATCTCATCACCCCCTTCACTCTATACATACATGTCGCAAGTTAAATGGGTGGGGAGGTGTAACTTTATTTTTTTGATTGCCTCAAATCGCCATGACTTTACCGTGTTGATCGAGACGTTTTGTTCCTTTGCAATTTGACTCGGACCTTTCCCAAACTCAAGGTACTCCATTAGCCAAAACTTCTCTCTTTCTGAAAAAAAGGGGAGAACGGTTCGCAATG encodes:
- a CDS encoding TFIIB-type zinc ribbon-containing protein encodes the protein MLIHYKCPDCGNDMKFSSETGNLACDSCGRQDNIEEYPKEFITHEFAEGETVEYQCNNCGAVVLSDADTVATTCCFCGAGVVMADRLSGKLAPMKVIPFTISKDQAKEAFKAWCRKGRLTPKGFMTADRVQSVTGMYVPFWLYDLRSIGAADAVCTRVRTYSQGDYNYTETSFYDVHRKVDLKYVKVPVDASEKMDDELMDKLEPYDYRELKDFNTPYLAGYLAEKYNYDDKQLFPRVKSRVDEYVDTYIRSTITGYSSTRIKHKTINTKPMNAYYTLIPVWMVSYDYNGKLHMFAMNGQTGKIVGKPPISSGRVAAWFSGVAGGTFVVIKSIAWMMGGGI
- a CDS encoding DUF1659 domain-containing protein; the protein is MSANILHSRLTLHLLAGYDEEGKEIFKTKNFSNINNTATDAQLRTTAEALLSLQVHTAQIVTRTNQYAVS
- a CDS encoding SPFH domain-containing protein, with protein sequence MFFRNQFANVVEWEEFRDDMIFWKWSNKEIKKGSKLIIRAGQDAIFLHGGRVEGIFREEGDYDIDSQIIPFLSTLKGFKFGFNSGMRAEVLFVNTKEFIVKWGTRNAINIPHPQLPGGIPIRANGTFNVKVSDYIALIDKIAGIKSSYYVEDIRLRITSVLDQLLMEWITREGKDMFNLQANAFAISNGIREDLDMSVTNDGLSITKFTVMSFNYPEEIQKMITKSASHTMVGDLGKYQQIEMVNGMASGKVQGGGTASDMAGMMMGMNIANEMMKNMNQNNQPNQGQGQGQNQNQGQPQNQGVAPAPQEGNKTRPNFCPNCGTKTGDGNFCSNCGFKLV
- a CDS encoding PspA/IM30 family protein, translated to MSLLKRFRDIMASNMNAAIDKAEDPEKMLNQYLRELRSQLGTAKAEAATMMATEQRARRQLDECLAEINKFERYAVRSLEMGNEADARQFLDRKAQVAVKEAELKQVYEQAAANAKKLREIHEKFQSDIQELETRQIELKGKLSAAKVQQKINRGSELEEKAERTLFEAEALAELNSPDNELDRLLEEYTQKDSSSVDNELEALKKKLNGK
- a CDS encoding TPM domain-containing protein, whose amino-acid sequence is MKKWLLFILIFLLLPIEALAAPQKIFDYAELLTPDEVSQLESLATTYSDQHRVDIIVLTTNQTDGKSIEQYMGDFVDEQGYDDTVIITIDMLERDVMVAGFGKGEKYVDNYRGDIILEEITPYLSDGNFFGAFREFIEQANYYLGVEPEVRSTPNPSPNPSPGYNSDVNYNRNYQPAQDNIFFELWFQLLASVVVGGVTVGIMGYYSSGRKTTNARTYLDVGRSAVTASYDRFVRKTVTKTKKPSSNNKGGGGGFGGGGGGGFTGGGRSFSGSKGKF
- a CDS encoding S-layer homology domain-containing protein: SIVPVETKGNVVFRSSPKGKEYIEANNLTFVSYLGEGADGWAMYKFNFEQPKQPTPPVTPVTPVTPAPSEKVVVTNPQVTNGAINVPIAQGTKEVLLPANAAAIDGKNSLQVTGEKVTASIPAEVLKQLQELAKGKENANISFSFNKVSESNVATLTNEASKKANANVKAAGEVYDFALAVVDKDGKETKLSTFSQPITISLTVSENANKKLIGVYYVKADGTLEYVGGTYKDGKLTAQVSHFSTYAVLEFNKEFADVQKGYWAYDVIKEMSAKHIAKGVNANNFAPKRNVTRAEFAALIVRALGLTATTDTVTFTDVASTKWYASAVAAATEAGIVNGKSATRFAPEETISREEMAAMIVRAYEFATGEKVADATNATFADMANASAWSKVYISKAAELGLVNGRGNNRFAPQGLTERAESIQVIANLLDKTAK
- a CDS encoding DUF2922 domain-containing protein, whose protein sequence is MAKKIELIFKNEIGRNVMISLDDPIEPVDSAKVSLVMDLVLAEGAFVSNGGFLVSKVGARVVERNVEQVGML
- a CDS encoding DUF5667 domain-containing protein, producing MSKFFRTSIIATALIFSLGTLQVAADNDQETIEEEVVVETDVQTEEVEEETATEETAEVSEDLKTDETEAETTAEEEIIADTPKLLPGDFLYFIKSLMENVQLALTFDTEKEAELLASFAEERIREATALLKLGEEDRANEIIQKAIEQQELALAKYKQLQAVAEEDTEIAESEITDGTVSEDQEETALDPETTLAANIVALTAALEKVGNDRARQALERNIARALEKDKRQQVKTVVEDTEVDNNETDEVPVTSDEVVTTALLTTQNNVQKVGSNGTQKQNVGLEKVATNKPAVANKQADIENKAEPNTNKPNKAIVQKEASKPAVVSNQVETKNIASANKDANDNKQNKTNSKADNSKPANSTKQAEIEESKFDSITEEKTVEVEKTALPKTNNGKSEKKNENKNENENNPGKGK
- a CDS encoding HAMP domain-containing protein — protein: MKNKDEIGDLALSFNKMRLSLRELINDVSKTSEHVAASAEELMASAEHTTSAANQVATAIQEVASGSEIQGSNTIESANAVSQLAIESNEWWKPLML
- a CDS encoding type II CAAX prenyl endopeptidase Rce1 family protein — its product is MSCSTGLLLDAGGNLPRWLNITYSTVFFVLSHPLMWGVFSIANKSTHMYISLFLMGVVWSLIRYKTRSLRWSLYSHMLVDVGNLSVFMFLNLYIPPGM
- a CDS encoding DoxX family protein; amino-acid sequence: MSYQVQIIIQIVVGFIFIQNGIFKFIVPEFGYERFATLGLPLPFVLAPLVGCLEILSGGLLLYNLHIRKAITALLFVMFGAFFFTKIPILMNDGIVVALHQARLEIVLTTLLCLLLVIKIRQIENEEMYV
- a CDS encoding methyl-accepting chemotaxis protein; translated protein: METTNVVAETVEETTVQANEGNELLQQVMKQMESIYQSASETSGVINDLDHNSKEINEFVAVITSIADQTNLLALNAAIEAARAGEHGRGFSIVADEVRKLAEQSKKSASKIANLIEIVQAGTSRAVQVMNNGANEVHKGLTLVKETGQIFHMILESVEGVNSEIQEVSAISEEMAASVEQVNATLEEVASISQKAAISTSEVAASSEEQLATMEEVSLSSTSLANLAEDLSVKVRKFKV